The Labilibaculum sp. sequence GATTGATTGCCCTTGCAGGGATAATGGTAAGGAATGCCATTCTTCTTATCGACTTTATTAATCTTCGGCTTGATGATGGGATTCCGTTAAAAGAAGCTGTTATTGAAGCTGGAGCAGTACGTACAACACCAATTCTACTTACAGCAGGAACTGTTGTAATTGGAGCTGTTGTAATCCTGTTCGATCCTATTTTTCAAGGCTTGGCCATATCACTTATGGGAGGTTCTATTGCTTCAACATTTCTGACTTTGGTAATTGTACCACTTATTTATTATATGACTGAAAAGAAAAAATATCCTGTAATTAAAATAGAAGAAGGTATTGTTAAAGAAGGAGATGAAATTTCTTAAATACTAATCTAAATTCTGAATATATGAAAGTTGTAATCATATTTTGTGTGAGTTCCTTTTACGATGATCTGAAAAAAATCTATCAAAATTCAAATGTTGAGGCATATAGTGAATTTGATGTAAAAGGATTCACCCGAAAATACGATAAGGATGGCGCAGCTACTAATTGGTTTGCCACAAGTAAGGAATACTACGATTCAATAGCAACATTTGCCTTTTTAGATGAAGAAAAAGGTTTTGGCTTGTTGAATCAAATCTCTAAATTCAATAAAGAATTAGATTGTTGCAGTCCAATGCATGCTTATATGCTGGATGTTGAAAAGTTTATTTAAATGATTTAGTCTAAAATAACATGAGAGAGAGAATTATTAGAGGCATTGCAGGAACATTAGTTTTGGTAAGCATTTTATTGGCATTTTATGTAAATATTAACTGGTTATTACTAACAGCGTTTGTTGGTTTAAATCTGTTACAATCATCAATTACTAAATGGTGTTTGATGGATGATATTTTAAAGAAAGTTTTTAAAATGGATAATTAATTCATTTTAATTCTAGTTTGGGTGTAAAGCTCTGAATGTAAATTCAGGGCTTTATTTTTTGTTGAATTCTGCTGTAAAGAATGGTCTATATTCATGAAAAGCCTGAATATTCTATATCTTTGCCGGATAATATAGAATTATGATACGATCTACTGAGCACGCATTCGAAATAATCGATACCCAAGTTAAGGGAATTCCATATGAAGCAATTGATTTCTTGAGAAATCAGGAAAACAGCGAAGGATTAACTAAAAAAATGGTTTTCGCTTTTAAAAATGCTTACAATGGTGAAACATACTATTCTGATGAATATAGAGTTATGTTGCCGGCACCATTATGGTATTGTATTGTTGCAGAGAAACACTTGTCAGAGGAATTATTTGAGCCGTTGTTAAATATGTTCACTGTTGAGGAAGATTGGGATTTAATGAACGAACAGGCTGTTTATTTGGCAGGACTGCTTGCCAGAAAATATCCGGAACGATTTGTTGGTAAAGTGCTCGATTTTATTGAAGAAAACATCAAATCAGATAATAGAAAGCCTTATCTGTATTGTTTTGAGGCTTTATATTATGCAACAGATGAACAGTTCGATCGAATACATTCCATATTGGATAAGGTGAATTTTCATTGGGTAGACCACTATATTCGTGTATTGGGTGATTTACAACGTGATGATACTTTTCAAAAATTCAAGGAGATTCTGCCAAAATTTGAAGGCAAGCACACTGCGGTTGAGTTACAATATTATATCGATGTGATTGAAGGTAAAGTTGATGATTTTCAGAAAGGAACAGCTTTTTGCGAAATGCGCGATCCGGAATGGAAGAACCATTACCAACATATGGAGTATATTTTTGCTTCTTCAGAATCACCGGTTGAACAAGGAGTAAAAGTGAACAGAAACGATCCATGTCCTTGTGGTTCAGGGAAAAAATACAAGCAGTGCTGTTTGAAAAAACAATGTTGATCATGTAATTTTATTTCTGTAAGATAATAAGAATGGAGTGAAGTAATATTCCTATCTTTAAGTGTATAAGTCCTTTATCCGCGGAAAATTAAATTGAATTATGAGTGAATTGGCAAGCATCAAAAAGGAATTGTTTCAGATTGCCAATCGCATGGTGGCAGAAAAGCTGGAATTCAATAGAAAAGCTTTGCAGGAATTAAAGGACTCAGCAGGAAGTGAAACCAAGAGCAGTGCGGGTGATAAGCATGAAACCGGACGGGCAATGGTTCATTTGGAACAGGAGAAAATGGCTCAGCAATTAGCAAGCAATCAAAGCATGCAAAGTGTATTGGCTAAAATTGATCCTGAAATTTTAAATCCGGTTATTTCTCTGGGATCTCTTGTAATTACTGATAAACTTCGATTTTTTGTGTCTGTTGCTTTGGGGAAAGTTGAATTAAACAAAAAAGAATACTACTTGGTTTCTCTAACCTCACCACTTGCCAAACAATTTGTTAGTAAACAAAAAGGGAATACCGTCTCATTTAACAATCAGGACTATCTGATTGAGGAGACTGCATAAGTAATTTTGAAGAAGATAAACTTGTGATATGATTATGCGCTTACCACGCATGTTTTATGCGCAATTTTGCTTATTTCCTGAATGGCTCCAAATAAGTCAACTAAATCTTCATCAGTAGGTTCCGACCTGTGATACTTTTCCAAAGAGCAAATAGATTGGATGTTTTCGTATTTTAAGATGCGCTTTTTAAGTGTTGCATCAATTGGCATCACTTCTTCCAGACTATAAATAAGATCACTGTAAGTGTGATTTTGAGGCATATTTTGATGATAATCCAGTATCGCCATAATGTATCCTTCTAATGAAATTGATAACAAATTGTATCGAATAGTATTTCCCAGAATGCTTTTTTCACCTTTTGGTGTTGCACTTTTTAGAAATTGATCTCCATCCTGCATCCATCGGTTCCAGTTTAATTTTCTTGTTGTCATATCAGGTTATTTACGTGTAATGATTAGTAATGGAAACTAATTGGGAACTAATATAACTAGCATCCGGAGTTGCATGATCCACAAGATGTACTGCAATTTGAAACGTGTATTTGTGTGACATTTCCATTTACTATTGTGAGAGGACTCAATTCTTCTTTGTCGAACAGTTTAATGTTTTCGTCTAAATTATTTCCCTGAGCAGGATATAATGCAATTCCCATTTCGCTAAATAGATGAATGGCCATGATTGGCATTTCTCTTATTATTACTGAAAGAATACCCTTGCGTTTTAATGCAAAACTGATGTTGCCAATTTTGCTTGTTAATGCATTAATTGGAAGCCATTCATAAGTTTTATTCAAGCTATCGTATATGCAGTAAGAGGTCGCATCATCAAATTCTTTAGTAATCTTGTTTTTTGCATTTTCATGATCAACCACAGGTATCAATACTTTCATAATTCATTTATTTGTAGTTCTAAAAAAGATTTAAGCTAACAATCAAAATGAGTACCGTAAACAGATATCTGTTCTGTTTCAGAGTATTAACGAATTATAGGGGCAAGAAAAATTTCATTTTTGTAGGCATTTTAATTCAAAATCTACAAAAATGTATGATGCCTGCCGGATTGGTACAAGGCCCGGGAATTGATGTTGCGAAGAGTAAAGTTTATTTAGCACCTAACCATGTCGCTTTGTGCCAAATGGCCTCCAAGGGTCCGTGAGAATGTTTTTTATCCCACCAGGTACAAAACACTCCGAGAAATAGAGCTAGACTGATACCGATTAACAAAGCATAAGTTGCACCTGTGTATTGATACATTCCCAAACCAAACCCGTAATAGATGCTTGCACCTAAAATGGATTGAAATACATAGTTGGAAAGGCTCATTTTACCTATTGCTGAAAATGGAGTCAGAACTTTTCGAAATAGATTGGTGTTGAACAGCAAAACAAATCCTGATACAAGGATTACCATGAATGAAAGATTAGCCCACGAGGTTTCGATGGTTTGCACTGAGCGACGAATGGCTTCACTACTAATTAATCCGCTAAGGTTCTTTTGAAGAATAAACAGGGGAATAAACACAATTATCGAAATAAGAAAAGTCTTTGTCCAAAATCTGGTGTTTTTATCTGATTTAGTAAAAAGATTCATACGACCGGCAAGCATCCCGAATAGAAAAGTTGAAAGAATATGAAAAAAACGGCCATTCTCCCAACTCCAGGCAATAACGGCTCTTTTCCCATTTGTTAAATTGCCATATACAGTACCTAAAAATGAATCTGTTTTTACGTATTCATCCATTTTGCCAAAATAGGTCCATGATATGGGGTTGGCTATTTTAATATCAGGATTTTGTATGGCTTTAAAAAGGCTGAATAATTCATAAGGTTGAACAAACAGGAGTAAAGCAACAGCAAATATCCACTTGTTGTTTAGTTTCACCAAAGGGATTAAAAACAAACCCACAAAAGCGTAAAGTGTAAGTATATCACCTTGGTAAAATGCTGAGTTTATGATCCCGAAAACAAAAAGAAGCACTAAACGCCATGCAAAGCGTACTCTAAAATCATTGCCTCGTTTGTTTTGATTGTTGGTCTGAATAAAAAAGGTTAATCCAAAAAGTAAGGCGAATATTGCGTAGGATTTTCCTCCAAAAAGGAAAAATAAGGAATCCCAAATTATTTTATCTAAAGAAACCATCCATGCAGGAAGGTTTGCCGGCGAAAAATAAACATCGAAATGCTCAATATTGTGAAGGAGCATAATAGAGACAAGGGCAAAACCTCGTAAAGCATCTACAACGTGCAGACGGTTTTTAATTGCAGGGGCATTCATTTGTGCATGGTTTGGTTAAATAGAGGATGCTAATTTAACTAAATTTTTTGTTTGTAAAAAGAGGGAAGATAATGTTCAATAAAATGGTGCATAAATAAGTTCCAACCAGCCTAAATCAGAATGTTTCTGAAATCAAAAAATCCAATCAAATTGGATCGGACTTTGTTTTATATTTTAGAAAAATAGGATGAATTAAAACGATGCAGCTATTCCAATTTGAAAAACGGAATTTTTAGCATCTATTTCAACATAGTCATTATTGAATATTTTAGTCAATCCAAAATTGTAGCGGGCTTCGATGCTAAATTGTTTGTTAAGGTCAAATTCAAGTCCAAAATCTAAGGATAAATCGAAATCTCTCATGGCTTTGTCATAATCAGCAGTTTCACCGTCTTCTTCAAATTCAGAACTTAAATGAATGCCGATTTGAGGCCCTGCAACTGCAAATAGTTTATCGGTTCCAAACATTTTTGTGCGAAGCAATAGAGGAATATTTAAAAAGTTGGTTTTAAATTGCAAATTACTTCCTGCAAGATCATCTTTAGATCCTTGACGGGAATAAATCAACTCAGGCTGAAAAGCTAACGATTCCGTAAGACCTATTCTCATAAAACCACCAAAGTAAATGTCGGCTCTAGAATCACCGTTCATGTCATCTCCACTAAAGTTTGCAAGATTTAAACCTCCTTTTATTCCGTATTTTACATCCTGAGCAAATGAAGATGTGCCAATTGCGATAATGGCAAATAGTAGTACAATTTTTTTCATGTGATTTAGTTTAATAATTATTAAAGTTCAAACATACAAAATGATATTGTATTTTGTGGCTGTCAAGTTTGCCAAGTTAATTGATGTTGATCAATGATCCTTTTTATGTTGCTAAGATGTTTTGCTGATTGATTAAGGAAAATGCCATAGCTTGACGGCGTTAAGTTTAGATAACCTGCATGAGATGGTAAATTAAGAGTTATCTTGCATAGTGATGCTGAATTTATTTGTTTTTGTCGACAGGCAAAGAAAAATACATTTCACTACCAACTCCAACTTTACTTTTCGCCCAAATTTGGCCACCATTTTTATGAACAAATTCCTGACAAAGTATCAAACCCAATCCGGTCCCTTTTTCTTCGTTGGTTCCTACGCGTTGAGCGTTCTTTTCAATCATAAAAAGATTATTCATTATTTGTTCACTCATGCCAATACCGGTGTCGCGTACACAAATTTCAAACACGTCATGATTCAATTTCCCGGTGAGCTTAATTACACCTCCTGCATTACAGAATTTAATGGCGTTATTAAATAAATTGGAAACGACTATTTTTATGGTTTCCTTGTCGGCCCAAACTATTTGTGCATCATCAATATTATTTAGGACATTAATTTTTTTAATTTCAGCAGCAGCCATGTTTGGTAAGATGCCTTCTTCTGCCAGATTCTTTATCAGATGTACCTCTTTATTCAATTGAATAAACCCACTTTGTGATCTGGACCATGTTAATAAATTTTCAAGCAGGGAATAGGTCGATTTTGAGGCATCTCCAACGTGATTGATCATTTCCAAACGCTCATCATCGCTGTACTCACTATAATGATTGGTTAATTCATTATTAAAACCCAGAATTGCAGTAAAAGGACTTTTTAAATCATGAGCAATAATGGAGAAAAACTTGTCTTTAGTCGCATTTAGCTTTTGAAGGTTTTCTTCACTTACTTCTAATTTTTTGATATTGTCCTCCAGAAGTAATTTTTGTTCATTAATAAGTTTGTGCTGGGATTTTAAAATGATATTATTTTTTTTGGATCTTAAAAAGTAAAATGCCACAATTGAAATCGAGAGAATGAGTAGAACAATAGCAAGCAAAGCCAGTGTGTACTTGTTTTTCATGATAATAGCAGCATTTTTTGCCTGCTGATTTTTAAGTGCCAATTCAAGCTGTTGCTTCTCTATTTCATTTTTAGCCTTTTGTTCTTCAAATTCAACCAAATATTCAGCTACTTTCTCACTTTTTAAAGAATCGATGGCATTATTTGCCTTTTGCAGCGATTTGTATGCTTGTTTGTGATTTCCAATTTGTGAATAGGCTTTGGCACTCATCTTATAAATTTCAGGATATTCTTCCTGTACACCAATAGAATCGGATAATTTTAAGCATTTATCGAGAACGTGAATACTTTCGGAGTACTTTTTTTGTTTGAAAAGCATTTCTCCTTGTTTGCGGTATGCACGCGCCAAGATGTGCTGATAATTATTCTTGATACAAATTTCGCTGGCTTTATCAATATAGTATTTTGTTGAATCAAAATTGTTGATCCCATTATAGTATCCCGATAAGGACAGGTACAAATAGGCTTGAACGTAATGACTGTCAATTGCAGGCAATAGGCTCATTATTTTTTGATAATCAGATTTAGCTTCACTAAACTTATGATGTTCGACTTTTAAAACCCCAACATTGGAATAGGAGATGGCTAAATCTCCGATATTAGAGGAATATTGTTCCAGAGCAATGGATTTTTGAAAATAATTCAAAGCCAATTCGTAATTATTGAGCCGTTTGTAAATTGCGCCAATGTTGTTGCAGCGGATGGACAAACTGGTTGTGTCTCTTAATTTTTCTGCAATTTCAAGTGCTTTAAGATTGTAGTCAAGACTTTTTAATTGATTTGACTCATAGGAAGCCAAATAACTCATGCCACTGTAACAATCCAATAGGTTGACAGAATCTCTTTCCTGAATAAATTGACTGAGAGCCTTATTGAAATTTTCCATTGCCGGCTTTAATTTTCCGTCTTGAATTAATGCACGGGCAGTGTATAAATGGGATACAGCCAAACCATGATCGTAATTAATTTCCTGAGCCAGCAGCATTCCTTTTTGGCTGTAATGCAGAGAGCTGTCAATACTTATACCTCCAAATAAATAGGCTATTTGGTTGTAATTATCTACAAGCTGTTCTTGATCTGATTCAATTCGGTTCTGCTTCTGTAAAGAATCAATTTGAAATTGCTCGCTGTTTTGAGCCGTTGAAGGGGATGTAATGCAAAAAAAGCAGAGACAGAACAGGGCTATTTTGAATAGAAGTACTTTTTTCATCATCAATTCTTTGGTAGGATGCGAAAATAACCAAAAAAATAAAATATATCTGATTTACAGAACATCTTTTGATCTTATATTGAGGAAACAAGCCGTTAATTCCCGTATCCTGACCAAGGGGAATTTTTCGTTCACAAATAATGGCTTTTCTTGTGAAAACAGTCTGCTAAAATTCCCAATCATTGGTTCATTTTAGTTCGGAAGAATTCTATATGGATGAACATTTTTTATTCATAAGAAATGGTTAAGAACTGCACTCATTGCGGAAAAAAAGAAAGAGAGTGTCTAAAAAGTATTGTTCCATTGTCATTCTGAGCCTGTTGAAGAATCTTTCACTTTGAAAAACAGATGTTTCGTCCTGATAGCCATCGGGACCGCTCAACATGACAATCCAATACAAAATATTCCTTTTTAGACACCCTTTTGGTAATCAGGGGTTTATTTTAACTGAAAGGTTTTATTGTTTTTTCTTTCCGCCTCCAATTTCAATGCCCAGCTGTACGCTTAGGTAATCGCTGATGTTATTTTCTGTAAAGTTGTAAATCATTGCCAGTCTCATGTGGCCAACATTAAGACCGATTCGTGGGGCAAATCCAAAATTATTTTCAGAACCTGTGTTTATATTTACCGACCAAATATCAGTATCAATACTTTGATCGTTTCTTTTGTAAAGCCCTAGTCCAAGACCAACAAATGGGCGTGTTTTTTGGTTGTTGAAGAAATAATCGCAGGTAAACAGAACTGGTGTAACAGTAGAAGCATCTACATTTACACGACCAATTCCAACAGAAATTTCACCTGAACTAAGTCTTACCCCTTCTAAACGCAATCCAAAGGTGAAATTATCATTTAGACTGTATCGGGGTTCAATGTATGATCCGCCACCCAATCCGGATTCTTTATCAAGTGGAAATGCTAAAATTCCACCTACTTCCACTTTAAAAGGCTTGAAGCTTTGTTTCTGCGCGAAGCCCTGTTTGCCGGCAATTATTACCAACAGAAAGGCAGCGCAATAAATAAGTCGTTTCATATCTGTTTGTGTTATCAGTTAGTAATCAATTGAATAAGTTAAGGAAAAAATAATTTTCCGGTTTTTATTTAGATATCAAAACATTGGCTTACAATTTAAAGTTTCCAAATACTGTATGCCGGAGAGTGTGAAGGATTTCATTTTCATCGAGTTCAATTATAGCAGCGTAAAGTTGTTTGACATTGCGACCAGGATTTATGCAGTAAGATTCTCCAATTTTATCAACCCAACTGCCACTAAGCATCGGTGCTTCGTGAATGTGTCCATGCAAGCTTAAAATGGGTTGTTGCTTCCAAATTTGGTTTGTCAGCGCTTTACTGCCCAGATGATTTTGTTCCCAGCTAATATCTAGTTTACCTCCATAAGGTGGAGTATGGCAAAGCCATATTCTGCTCTTAGGATCGATATTCCGGACTTGTTCCTCTATACTTGGTTTTTTTAGAAAGTAGTTTGGAGGAATCGGTTTGATAGTACCGGAGGCAGAGGAGAGGTAATCGCCTTCCTGAGGTTGAATAGCATCAGATTCAAGATCTCGGGCTTCGTAATCTTTTCGATGAAAAGGAGTGTGGGGTACCATGGGGTAGCCCGATAGATTCATGTTTTTGTAGCGATAGCTTTTCAAGTGAAGTTGCTGGATGATGTTTGGAAGAGCCAACTGTTCCATTTTCATTATACTTGCCGGCCAGTCGTTGTTGCCCGGAATGAAAAGAATATCAAGCTTAATTTCCTTTGCGAATTGTAAAAAACAGTTATCTATAAATTGAAGCTGATCGGTGACTATCCGGGTATGAGCAAAGAGGTCTCCGCCCAACAAAAGAGCATCAACATCCTTTTCCTGGTCGAGAATTGTAATCAGCTCATTGTACAGGTGATCATCTCCATGAAGATCTGAGGCATAGATTAGTTTCATGTGCGTTTCATTTCTGTTAGATTTCATTAGCTTGAGATATAAATATATCGCTTTGACATGCTAAAGTCAACCTATCCTGTAGTAGAGAGTTGGTAAAAATAAAGCCACCGCGGGGTGGCTTTATTGTCAATTTGTGTTTTGATAATCATCTTTCCCATTTGCAGCAAAAAATCATAAGAAAGATATGGGCAGCT is a genomic window containing:
- a CDS encoding DUF2892 domain-containing protein; this translates as MRERIIRGIAGTLVLVSILLAFYVNINWLLLTAFVGLNLLQSSITKWCLMDDILKKVFKMDN
- a CDS encoding SEC-C metal-binding domain-containing protein translates to MIRSTEHAFEIIDTQVKGIPYEAIDFLRNQENSEGLTKKMVFAFKNAYNGETYYSDEYRVMLPAPLWYCIVAEKHLSEELFEPLLNMFTVEEDWDLMNEQAVYLAGLLARKYPERFVGKVLDFIEENIKSDNRKPYLYCFEALYYATDEQFDRIHSILDKVNFHWVDHYIRVLGDLQRDDTFQKFKEILPKFEGKHTAVELQYYIDVIEGKVDDFQKGTAFCEMRDPEWKNHYQHMEYIFASSESPVEQGVKVNRNDPCPCGSGKKYKQCCLKKQC
- a CDS encoding DUF418 domain-containing protein, producing MNAPAIKNRLHVVDALRGFALVSIMLLHNIEHFDVYFSPANLPAWMVSLDKIIWDSLFFLFGGKSYAIFALLFGLTFFIQTNNQNKRGNDFRVRFAWRLVLLFVFGIINSAFYQGDILTLYAFVGLFLIPLVKLNNKWIFAVALLLFVQPYELFSLFKAIQNPDIKIANPISWTYFGKMDEYVKTDSFLGTVYGNLTNGKRAVIAWSWENGRFFHILSTFLFGMLAGRMNLFTKSDKNTRFWTKTFLISIIVFIPLFILQKNLSGLISSEAIRRSVQTIETSWANLSFMVILVSGFVLLFNTNLFRKVLTPFSAIGKMSLSNYVFQSILGASIYYGFGLGMYQYTGATYALLIGISLALFLGVFCTWWDKKHSHGPLEAIWHKATWLGAK
- a CDS encoding porin family protein, which encodes MKKIVLLFAIIAIGTSSFAQDVKYGIKGGLNLANFSGDDMNGDSRADIYFGGFMRIGLTESLAFQPELIYSRQGSKDDLAGSNLQFKTNFLNIPLLLRTKMFGTDKLFAVAGPQIGIHLSSEFEEDGETADYDKAMRDFDLSLDFGLEFDLNKQFSIEARYNFGLTKIFNNDYVEIDAKNSVFQIGIAASF
- a CDS encoding ATP-binding protein, which encodes MMKKVLLFKIALFCLCFFCITSPSTAQNSEQFQIDSLQKQNRIESDQEQLVDNYNQIAYLFGGISIDSSLHYSQKGMLLAQEINYDHGLAVSHLYTARALIQDGKLKPAMENFNKALSQFIQERDSVNLLDCYSGMSYLASYESNQLKSLDYNLKALEIAEKLRDTTSLSIRCNNIGAIYKRLNNYELALNYFQKSIALEQYSSNIGDLAISYSNVGVLKVEHHKFSEAKSDYQKIMSLLPAIDSHYVQAYLYLSLSGYYNGINNFDSTKYYIDKASEICIKNNYQHILARAYRKQGEMLFKQKKYSESIHVLDKCLKLSDSIGVQEEYPEIYKMSAKAYSQIGNHKQAYKSLQKANNAIDSLKSEKVAEYLVEFEEQKAKNEIEKQQLELALKNQQAKNAAIIMKNKYTLALLAIVLLILSISIVAFYFLRSKKNNIILKSQHKLINEQKLLLEDNIKKLEVSEENLQKLNATKDKFFSIIAHDLKSPFTAILGFNNELTNHYSEYSDDERLEMINHVGDASKSTYSLLENLLTWSRSQSGFIQLNKEVHLIKNLAEEGILPNMAAAEIKKINVLNNIDDAQIVWADKETIKIVVSNLFNNAIKFCNAGGVIKLTGKLNHDVFEICVRDTGIGMSEQIMNNLFMIEKNAQRVGTNEEKGTGLGLILCQEFVHKNGGQIWAKSKVGVGSEMYFSLPVDKNK
- a CDS encoding metallophosphoesterase, giving the protein MKSNRNETHMKLIYASDLHGDDHLYNELITILDQEKDVDALLLGGDLFAHTRIVTDQLQFIDNCFLQFAKEIKLDILFIPGNNDWPASIMKMEQLALPNIIQQLHLKSYRYKNMNLSGYPMVPHTPFHRKDYEARDLESDAIQPQEGDYLSSASGTIKPIPPNYFLKKPSIEEQVRNIDPKSRIWLCHTPPYGGKLDISWEQNHLGSKALTNQIWKQQPILSLHGHIHEAPMLSGSWVDKIGESYCINPGRNVKQLYAAIIELDENEILHTLRHTVFGNFKL